GAGAAGCCCTGAAATTTTGCCTGCTTGAGAACCTGTTAATCACCATTTTGCAGAAGGTTTTACAGATGAGTTACAGTATATAAAAAGGAAACTATATTGCTTCTACAAGCTGACACTTAGCACGAAACACCAGAGATGTTATATGCTAAACGACGACTGCTGCAAGGCCACATAAGACAGGAAGCTTGACACTAGATCCTgtggataaaaaataaaagagaagaagaaaacctTTTTCTCTTGAATGATTTCTTGTATGGTGACATAACCAATGTGCACTTGATACCCTTTGTCAGGATAGAAGTTTCTTTACAAGAAATTCATATAATTGTCAGTACTTCTCCACAAGGATCCCAATAATTTCATTCTTGCAAATTACAacatcaaatttctttttctgtctTGCTTCTAATCCAAGATGgcaaaattttttttctttctgtataaaacaataattcaTTTAGTTTCTGGTATCTATATTTTGGTTTCGTGAACTTCAATTCAATGATGAGTATCAGaattaatttaacataaagaaggaaaagaatttaaaaataaatgggGTTTGCATAGAATTTTCAGTCAACCCattgacaaaaagaaaaggagagacTGACTTTTGGGTCTAAGTCCATATCAACCTTTGCAACATGCAGAGCCCAAAGATTGATTCAAATAAGTTTGATTAGCAAATTCCCAAGGAAAATGGAGATGACCCATTTCAGTTTCAGACTCCACAACTTCATCCCCTTCTCTCATCTCCTTCTATTTCTTTATACCTTTGCTCATTCCAAATCATCTCTTCTCGGTGTCCACCCTTTAGGTCTGTCAGTGAACCCAGATCGCCGATTTGCATATTATTACTGATTTCATGTCAATTGTGTTCCTTTTATACTAAACTTGATGCCTTTACCTTTTTGCAGATGAGAAGTACTTTGCTTCAAGGGTTATCCAGTGCAAGGACGGCTCAAAATCCTTCACTAGAGATTGTTTCAATGATAATTTCTGTGATTGTGTTGATGGGACGGATGAACCCGGTACTCACCTGTCTGTTTTTCTTGCTATTACAATATCGCTGCTCTAAAGTttcacttctttttcttttcaagttaTGGGTATCTAACTTATGGATATGACATATGCAACTTAGTTCAAAGTGGATTGATTTTGTTAATGTCATATGTAAAATTAGACCCGTTAGCTGGTAGGTTCTCGTTTCTTATTTACACTGGCAATGCATGTTTAATTGTGAATTTGTGAGTTCATCATAATTTTCAGTGAGTGATGAAATTAAGATAGGTGGAAGTCGAAGTGGTCTTATGTGATGATCTTCAAGATAAACTTTGTTCACATGGGCTTTTAATtctactaaattaatttactttttgttCTCTTTATTTCTCAGTGAATCATTTCTAGCTGCCACTTTGATTTTTCCTACAGGAACTTCAGCCTGTCCCAGAGGCAAATTTTATTGCAGGAATTTAGGAAGTAAACCTCAGTTTATTTTTTCATCTCGTGTTAATGATCAAATTTGTGGTGAGTATAATCATAAATTCtgattatttccattctcttTACTGGTTAGTTAAGGCTTATTTGCCAGCTATTCCTCAGCGGATAGATGCTTCAGGTGCAGTAACCTaagttttatgatttaatGCCTCCTGAATTTGGAAATTTTCTGTATCATTTAAGGGAAGAGTTTCTAGCTTCATTGGGATGAATCACTTGTTTTAAAATCTACTTGCCTTGTTAAGTTGTCcatgattattattagaatCTGGCATGACTGTGAATATTGAATACTGTGTCTATGTTCACTTACTCCAGTCCCAGTTTATGTAATAATATGAAGTTTGATTTTTCCTTTAGATTAATTAGCTTGGGTTCAATGTTATGTGTACAATTTGAGTTTCTGTCTATTAAACTTTGTAGATTGCTGTGATGGAAGTGATGAGTATGATAGTAGTGTCAACTGCCCGAACACGTGTGTCATGGGTGGTGACCTGAATTACAGGATTGGAAGTCGTATCTCATCTATTGATGTAAATGAATCAAAAGAGACAGTTCTTCGGGAGGATCTGTATAAGGCTACAGGTATTCTTTTGTAAcaacatttattatttttctcttaagcTGACATCAGTTACAGGTGACGGAAATAAGGTTTTACTTGGTGACTCCAGCGTTGCAGATGGTAATAATCCTGCAGGTGGTTCTCCTTGGTTGCGTGCTGATATATCGATTATTTCACGGGCGTGCCAAATTAAAAAGAAGGCATTATCAATGAAGAACCCGGTTGATGTATTCCGCAGGGTCTACTTTCTGGGGTCCAATTTCTGCGTGATTGCTTACAATTTATAGTGCCATATTGTGGTTCGATATCAGTAACTGCAGTTTCTTGTTGATATGCTCCGATATCCATTACATGATCAACATTCTTCCAGAAGTTTCCTTCCTGACGCAAACTATATTCAGCAGTGAAGCTTGACAGGAACTAGACTATGTATGCAGGTTGATGCATTAGTTATACGAACGGCACAAGTGCTTATTTTCATGTAGAAACATGTTTGTCCTGTTGGCAACACCCGCAGGCAGCATCAGAAATTTCACTGACTACTAATGGCAGATTAAAAGTTTAGACAGAATCGATTCAGGGTGTATTTGAGTCAGATGACagatattaatttgtattgaGAGTATATTCAATTTCTGGTTGGTATgcttttcttgttcttctgGAATTAGTATACCAAGTTACCTATAGAATATCTGAActgaaaaattgaaaacctAAAATTCACCCCAAAAAGAAACCGAACTGAACCGAATAGGATCAATCAAATTGaactaaattaaatcaaaaatttcaatttgatttggttTGGTTctgttttttttgtttgtttttaatttgttaaattaaagtataaattataaatcatttcttttatttttaaagtacttattataaaaatacacttatattttacatatgtatatcaataaaataatttattatactataaataaataaattaaataatgtaaagtactttcaaaatattaaataccaTAGcctatgtataaatatttttagtataagaaCTTCTGTCAATTTGTTTTTATCGACTTTTGGCAAAAGACTGAACagaattgaaatatatttgcTTTTTATgatgttttaaataaaattgaattttttacaataaaataaattatcgaACTAATTGGCTGCATTATATATAATGTTGTGCacttatgaaagaaaaaaaaaagagaaatctacaatcaataaaagaaaatgtgtTGCTAAATGGATCAACTTAATCCGAATCTATTTGAAAAATGAGAAGTAAAATCATCAAAACGCCCTTAATAATTTTAGGCCCTAtaacataataaaagaaattgccATAAAACCGCACATGTTGCCGCTAAAATTTTGTCAAAAATCTGTCTTTTTTTCactctattatttaattaccaGTATTAGAATCTcacttaataaaaaagattatggAAAACTAAagcaatttaatttcaatagcTAGATAGTTAATTCAATTTAGTTTCTAGATTGCTTTAAAACTAGTATATGGTGAAAGGTTTTTGCCTACaacaaaatcaaaacctaTAAACTAAGTCCAGTATctcttccatatatatatatatatatatatataNNNNNNNNNNNNNNNNNNNNNNNNNNNNNNNNNNNNNNNNNNNNNNNNNNNNNNNNNNNNNNNNNNNNNNNNNNNNNNNNNNNNNNNNNNNNNNNNNNNNNNNNNNNNNNNNNNNNNNNNNNNNNNNNNNNNNNNNNNNNNNNNNNNNNNNNNNNNNNNNNNNNNNNNNNNNNNNNNNNNNNNNNNNNNNNNNNNNNNNNNNNNNNNNNNNNNNNNNNNNNNNNNNNNNNNNNNNNNNNNNNNNNNNNNNNNNNNNN
The sequence above is drawn from the Ricinus communis isolate WT05 ecotype wild-type chromosome 7, ASM1957865v1, whole genome shotgun sequence genome and encodes:
- the LOC125370587 gene encoding glucosidase 2 subunit beta-like, whose product is MEMTHFSFRLHNFIPFSHLLLFLYTFAHSKSSLLGVHPLDEKYFASRVIQCKDGSKSFTRDCFNDNFCDCVDGTDEPGTSACPRGKFYCRNLGSKPQFIFSSRVNDQICDCCDGSDEYDSSVNCPNTCVMGGDLNYRIGSRISSIDVNESKETVLREDLYKATALQMVIILQVVLLGCVLIYRLFHGRAKLKRRHYQ